The Priestia megaterium NBRC 15308 = ATCC 14581 region AGACCTTTCAAACGAATTTTCACTTCTTCGCCTTCAAGCGTTGTGCCTTTTACTGTGATACGTGCATATCGAGGAACAAATCCTGGGATATCTTGATCGACAGACAAGCAGCCTTCACCGCCTGTAAGGTATGTCTTTTCAACTGAGTGGCTAATGATCTTAGGGTTAAATAATGCATAGCTGTATAGCTTGCCTTTTTCATCCGTAACGTGTACCCCAATCATTCGTTTTGATACATTAATTTGAGGAGCGGCAAGCCCGATACCAGATCGCAGTCCATATTTAGCAGCAATTTCAGGATCTTGGCTGTTTTTTACATATTCTAATAAGCTATGTAAAATCTTTTTGTCTTCTTCAGAAGCAGGTAACGGTACTTCTTTTGCTACTTCTCGCAGCGTTGGGTGTCCGTCTTGAATAATATCGTTCATTGTAATCAACTTTCACATCTCCCTAGGCTATTTTATAGGTATAAAGTGTACCAAATCCGTATAAAAAAGTCATTACCTCGACCTTGACCACATAAATGTTTCTACTAATTATATGTATCAAACATATGGAAAAACATGCATAAGAAAAAATAAAAGCGACCGTTAGCCGCTTTTATTGTATAATTACCAGCCGCCACAGCTGCAGCCGATAATAACTAATAAAATGAACAGTACGATTAATAACACAAAACCTTTATTAGAACCGCCACAGCCATATCCACCATAACCCAACATAATGTAACCTCCCGTAGTTATCAATCCCAAGGTAAAAAGTAATAAACTCCCTTTTTTTCACGATTGGGTTAGTATAATATATTAAAAGGTGGAAAAAGGGTGTAGATAAATTGCTAATTCCCTACAAAAATTGTATAATGACCCATGAATAAGGGAGGATTTACCAGATATGAAATGCATCGGAAGATATATAGTTATCGGCATTGCTGCTATGTCACTAGCAGGATGTGCAGAGGGCTCATCGCCTGAGCTTGAGGTATATAATGGATTAGAAAAAGTGGTAGCACAAGAAAAGCAATTTGCTGATCAGCAAAAACCGTTAGCAGATTTAGAACAGCAAGAAAATGCGATATACGACCAAATTATTGAGCTAGGGATTAAAGATAAAAAGAAAATAAAAAATAAAGCACAAAAAGCGCAGCAGTTATTAGATGAGCGTGAAAGTAAATTACAAAAAGAAGAAAAAAGCATCAGCGCTTCGCAAAAACAATTTGAAGCGACAGAGCCGAAGATCCAAAAACTAGAGGATGGCAAAGCAAAAGAAGAGGCGCTTGAACTATCTTCATTAATGAAGAAGCGTTATAAGGCGTACCAGTCCTTACATGATGCCTATCTTCATTCCATTGAATTAGATCGTCAGCTATATAAGCTCTTTGAAAAAGACAATGTGAAATTAGAGAATCTTGAAACACAAATCGCTTCGATCAATGCTACTTATAAAGAAGTTGAAAAGAAAAAAGAAGCGTTTAACACATTAACAGCTGACTATAACAAAGCCAAAGAGGATTTTTATAACAAAACGAAGTTAAAGGTGAAAAATAGCGAGGATAAATAAGAAGGCCTGTGAAGTTTACAGGTCTTTTTTTTGGCTGAAAAGGAAGGTTTTCTGAAATAAAGAAAGAGTTTCGACATGATTCACGTAAAAATTACAAAAGGTTATTGTTTTAAAAAATCGTTTATTTGTGGCAAGATAGGAGATGTGCAGACGTAAAAAAAGAAAAGGTTATTATAAAACATATAATACAGTTTGCATCTGTGTAATAGTACAGCATGTCTTTTTTATGTGTTTTATTTCACAAACTAAAAAAGCGTAATTTCTTGATGTAAATGCATTGACGAACTGTTTTAGTGTATTGTAAACTAGGTAGCGTAGTAAGTGTTGTATTAATCATTTTTGCAAAATAATTAATACAGTTTAACGAAACGTTCGTTTCGCTTAAACTTTCCTTTTACGTAAATGTTTGCACAGAATTCGCTGGGGAATACATAGAAATGTTAAGGATTAGCGAATTCAAAAAGCTACTCGACAAAATATGACTTTTACTTGTCCATTTGGGACATTCTAAAAGCGTGTATGTTTGTTTGATTAGTAAAATGAATTTATACGGCTTAAATGAAAGGAAGAGGTGACTTAGATGGCTGCTAAAACTAAAAAGGCTATTATTGATGTATCAAAGCAACTTGATAAAATCGCTGAGCAGTACCAAACGTTCCAAATTCTTAATGAAGAGGGCGAAGTAGTAAATAAATCAGCGTTGCCAGATTTATCTGACGAAAAATTAA contains the following coding sequences:
- the def gene encoding peptide deformylase, with the protein product MITMNDIIQDGHPTLREVAKEVPLPASEEDKKILHSLLEYVKNSQDPEIAAKYGLRSGIGLAAPQINVSKRMIGVHVTDEKGKLYSYALFNPKIISHSVEKTYLTGGEGCLSVDQDIPGFVPRYARITVKGTTLEGEEVKIRLKGLPAVVFQHEIDHLDGIMFYDYINKENPFQEPENAFPYER
- a CDS encoding YjcZ family sporulation protein, which encodes MLGYGGYGCGGSNKGFVLLIVLFILLVIIGCSCGGW
- a CDS encoding YkyA family protein → MKCIGRYIVIGIAAMSLAGCAEGSSPELEVYNGLEKVVAQEKQFADQQKPLADLEQQENAIYDQIIELGIKDKKKIKNKAQKAQQLLDERESKLQKEEKSISASQKQFEATEPKIQKLEDGKAKEEALELSSLMKKRYKAYQSLHDAYLHSIELDRQLYKLFEKDNVKLENLETQIASINATYKEVEKKKEAFNTLTADYNKAKEDFYNKTKLKVKNSEDK